The proteins below are encoded in one region of Halichoerus grypus chromosome X, mHalGry1.hap1.1, whole genome shotgun sequence:
- the LOC118537919 gene encoding histone H2B 1/2-like — protein MAEPGYETSSEESLGTEEPTAADPKSPKQKQSRRGGRRRGRRGRRRCPDSFATYFPRVLRHIHDGLSLSQEAVSVMDSFVKDIFERITSEASHLLRTTKRSTITSREIQTAVRLLLPGEIGKHAVSEATKAVIRFNRCK, from the coding sequence ATGGCTGAACCTGGCTATGAGACCTCTTCTGAGGAAAGCCTCGGCACCGAGGAGCCCACGGCAGCGGACCCGAAGAGCCCGAAGCAGAAGCAGTCGAGGCGCGGAGGCCGCCGCCGTGGCCGCCGCGGCCGTCGCCGCTGCCCCGACAGTTTCGCCACCTacttccccagggttctgaggCATATTCACGACGGCCTGAGCCTCTCGCAGGAGGCCGTGAGCGTCATGGATTCGTTCGTCAaggacatcttcgagcgcatcaCCAGCGAGGCCTCTCACCTGCTCCGCACCACGAAgcgctccaccatcacctccagggagatccagacagccgtgcgcctgctgctgcccggggagatTGGCAAGCATGCCGTGTCTGAGGCCACCAAGGCCGTCATCAGGTTCAACAGATGCAAATGA